TACCGGTGGAGCGATTCAAGGAAATATTATAGACCTTTGTGTAGAGGACTATGGTGAAGCAATGCAGTTTGGTAGAAGAACTGTAAAAGTCTATATTTTAGATTAATAATATAAGAGAGAAACTATCGTGAAAGGTTATTTTGCGATAGTTTTTTTCATCCGAACGTGCAAGGGTGTTTTAAAGAAAGTTTACTTTCTCTGGGCAGCCTTGCTTTATTTTGATTATATGCAGCAAAGATTCGTAAATTTCATAAAATCGCGGTATAATATAAATAATAATTTAAAATAAAGTAGGAATGAAAATGGTAAAAGAAGTGATTGTAGTAGAAGGCAAACAAGATGTAATTGCGGTGAATCGAGCGGTTGAGGCAGATTGTTTAATTACAGGCGGTTTTACGTTAAAACCTTCTATGATAGAAAATATTCGTCGTGCATATGAAAAACGTGGAATAATCATCCTTACGGATCCAGATGGGGCGGGGGAAAGGATTCGTAAGTATTTGAGTGAACGTTTTCCGGAGGCGAAGCATGCGTTTGTTCCTAAATGCGATGCGACAGCAAATGATGATGTGGGAATTGAGCAGGCGTCGCCGGAAGCAATAAAAAAAGCTTTGGATAAAGTGCGGTATTTAGAATGGACACCGACAAAGGCTTTTACAAGCCAAGATTTAGTGTTAAATGGCTTGAGCGGGAGTCCCTCCGCATCGATAAGGCGGGCAGATCTTGGTGCAATTTTAGGAATTGGATTCGCTAACGCTAAAACATTTTTAAATCGATTAAATCATTATGGAGTAACGAGAATGGAGTTTGAACAAGCAATACAAATATTAAAACAAAATGCAGAGGAGAATGTGACTGAATGATTCAGCCGATAATTGCAAAACGCGAGGTAACGCGTCATATTTTAAAAACATTTGATATTCATATGAGTAGAAAATTAGGACAGAACTTTCTTATTGATGAAGGGATTGTTCAGGGAATTGTGGCAGCAGCCGATATTCAAGAGGGGGAAACAGTTTTAGAGGTTGGCCCAGGTATTGGAACGCTTACGCAAGGATTAGCAGAGGCAAAAGCAAATGTGGTTGCTGTTGAATTAGATAGCCGATTGCCAGATGTTTTGGCAAAGACGTTAGAAGGATATGAGAATGTACGCATTGTGCATGGGGATATTTTAAAAGTAAACATTCGTGAAATCGTTAAAAGTGAGAGCTTTAAGGTCGTAGCTAATCTACCATATTATATTACGACACCAATTATTATGGCACTGTTAGAGCAACATTTACCGGTAAAAAAATTAGTTACAATGGTACAAAAGGAAGTAGCAGAGCGCATGGTGGCAAAGCCCGGGACAAAAGATTATGGTGCATTATCTGTTGCTGTACAATATTATACGGAGCCGAAAATTATTCTGGATGTTCCGCCAAAATCTTTTATCCCGTCACCGGCGGTGGATTCGGTGGTCATTTGTTGTGATGTGAGGGAAAAACCAGCTGTAGATGTTGTCAATGAAAAAATGTTTTTCCGTACGGTGAAAGCTGGTTTTTCACAGCGGCGCAAAACCTTAAATAATGCATTAAAGACAATGGGACTTGGTGTGGAAGTAGTAAAAAATGCACTAGAGGTATCTGGTATTGATGGAAATCGGCGCGGGGAAACATTGTCGCTTGAAGAGTTTGCTGCAATTGCAAATGCGATTAAAGGGTAAAAATAGGGCTGTTGCAGTAGCGAATATTTTTCGCGACTACAACAGCCCTTGCTTTTATTATCCAATATGAGTTAAACAAAGTATGGTTATTTATCATTGATAATATGTAGAGGAAGACATGGTTTTAGATATCATCCCATAATACCGTCGAGAATCATAACTAGGTTGATTCTATGACACTTATTTTTATGCGAAGAAAAGACTAGGAATAATCCTAGTCATGTTTGTGTTCTAAGTATTTAAAATATTCCTCAATGTGATCTATACCTGATTCCTCGTCGCACCAGTCAATCCATTTTTTTTCACATTCACTGTATTCCTCTAAGGTGGATGTGCTGGAGGAATTTTGGGGTAAATTGTTTTCATATTGAAATTTATCATATTCTGCTAATGTATCCATAATTTTTTTTGCTTCTTTCAAATTAGCGACATCAATAATAAATGGGTTACATGCTGTTGGTGGAACATGACATACTCTTAACTTTTTCATTGTAAACATCTCCTTATTAAATTCTTTTGGTTTTAATGATTTTCTATGCTAAACTGTGTTTCTATATGCTTCATTATCATTGTTTCGCCGTCGTTCCATATAATCCCTTTTTGCTTTGTATGGGTATTTTTCAAAATATACATTCAATAGACATAATAGTAGCAGAAGGCGAAAAAATCAGCCTAGCACCTCTATGAGAAAAAGAGCATATAACGTAGATGCAGTTTCAGAAATGTTAGATTTACCGTCGAGTATATTGTATGGTATGATTATAAATGGGAAAATCACTGTAATGAAAATCGGTAAACGTTAAAAATAAGTTGAAATACAGTTAGACGAACTTTTGAATAGGTTAGAGAGTAAACCTTTTTTAAGTAGCGGCAAAAGAATTGATACCTAATTTACAAGGAGGTAAATGTACGAATGAAAATTATTGATTCACATATCCATTTTTCAAATAGTGAGCATTTTGTAAACGCGGCGAAAAATTCTGAACATATAGTTACATTGGAACATTTAGAAATGATTTTTCAGCAAAGTAATATTGTATTGGGGATTGGAATGGGCGTCGATGGGAAAGACCCTGCAGACGGGATAAGTAAACCGCTCACGCTTGGAAAGGAAGGGTTACCTCCGTTTTTGGTACAATGTTTAGGGATAGATACAGCGGCAATTCGCAAGGAGACTTTGAATGATACGTTAGATGCTTTTGAGCGGATGCTGAATGAGAAAACTACAGTTGGCATTAAAGTATATGCAGGATATCAGCATTTTTATGTAAATGATGAAATTTATCATCCGTTTTATGAGATGGCAGAAGCCCATGACGTTCCGGTTGTTATTCATACAGGAGATACAGCGAATTCAAAAGCATTGCTTAAGTATGCGCATCCGCTTACTGTGGATGAAGTAGCAGTAAATTTTCCACGAGTTCGTTTTGTTATGGCGCATTATGGAAATCCGTGGATTGCTGATGCAACAGAAGTTGCGCGAAAAAATGAAAATGTCTATGTAGATTTATCGGGTCTTGCAGAAGGTATATTTAATGTGAATTGGTTTATGCAGCATTATGAAGATTATGTAAATCATATGAAGATGTGGATGACTTATTTGGGAAACTATGAGAAGTTTATCTATGGCTCTGATTGGCCGCTAGTATCAATGAAGGCTTATATTTCATTGATTTGGCGGATTATTCCGGTAGAGTATCATGAGCTGGTTTTTTGGAAAAATGCAGAATTGGTATTTTCACGGATAAAAGAAGTTCTCCCAAAAGAATAAAGTAGGATAAAAAGGACAGCGATTTAGATCGCTGTCCTTTTTATATATCCCAAGCAATAGAATCAAGTGGTGGTGTTGCTTTATCAATTTCGCTTAAAATCCAAGGTGCATTATCATGATCGGCGGAAAAAGCAACTTCAAGAGCTTCTTTATATTCTTCTTTTATTTCCATAAAGGATAAGGCTTTATGCATATAGTCTTTCATAATTAGAGCTGTAGAGCTATGTGCCGCAATTTGAGCTTTGAAGCGATATGCATGATATAGATAACTGTTTTGATGAACTGGAATAGATTCATATATTTCAATTTTTTCATCAGCTTCAGCTAAAGCTATATTTGTACGCTGCATTTGGTGAAGTGTAATCCAGCGATCTGCCCAAAGTTCACCACGCAGAACGTATTTATAAAGGAAATCCGTGCTTTCGGCTAATTCAATTGCTATATTGATATAGTAGAGTGCGTCATCCAGCTTATCTTTTTGTTCGCGCAAACAGGAACTTAAGCGTTGCAGCGCAAAAACTTTTTCTTCTACTGCTTCTCGGTTTTCCTCATCTACTTCCGCTTCGACAATAGACTTAAATAACTCTATCGCTGTTGCTTGCTTATCAAATTGGGGCATTGCTAAAAAATGAGCAAGCCTCGCTCTTGCGTGCCAGTTATCCATTCCGCCGTCAAATAGTGAATGTGGTGGATTTGCAGGACTGTCAATTACGAGATGAACGAGTTCATGAAATTCTTCATTTGTCATAAATAGATCAACTCCTATATTTTCGATTTATTTTTATATCATATAGAATAAATCTCGTTAAGTAAAGTTTAGTCAGTGATAAATAAGTTCATTTTTTAACTTATTGGGAAAAGATGTATTTTTATATAGAGAATGATATAATAAAAAGATAGTTTAAACGGCGATTAAGAATCATCGCAATGGATATGATAGTATTGGGAAGCGGGGAATATCGTATGGATAGTGATTTTTATTCAGATGAGATTATGGAAACACACGACCCAAGGGGATTTACATTAAGAGAAGCAATTCATGAAGCAAAACGTTGTCTAAACTGTGCAAAACCACTCTGTCGTACTGGATGTCCAATTGAAAATGAAATTCCTGAATTTATTAAGGAGTTAGCAAATGGAAATATTGGCGAGGCCAGCGCTGTAATCGCGAGGCGAAGTAATTTGCCAGCAGTGTGCGGAAGAGTTTGTCCACACGAAAAGCAATGTGAAGGTGCTTGCATATTAAATCGAAAAGGTGAAGGTATTAAGATTGGTAAGTTGGAACGTTTTATTGCAGACGTGGATGCAGATTTCGAGCTAACGCCACCACCTAAGCCTGTAGATACTAAAGGTAAAGTTGCGATTATTGGATCTGGACCAGCTGGGCTTACTGTTGCCGGTGATTTGGCGAAAAAAGGTTATAAGATTACAGTTTTTGATGCTCAAGAAGAGCCTGGTGGGGTTTTAATGTATGGAATCCCAGAATTCCGCTTGGCAAAGGAAGTAGTAAGGCGAGAAATAAAAAGAATTCGTAGATTAGGTGTAGAGTTTATTAATAACATTATGGTTGGGCAAGATTTGACGTTGCAAGATATTTTTGCACAAAATTTTGATGCAATATTCATTGCAACGGGAAATTCAGTTGCAAAATCGTTAGATATTGATGGAAAGAATCTTGTAGGCGTTTTAGAGGCAACTTATTTATTGCAAATGGTTTCTTTGGCTACACAAGGAAGCGTAGATCAAAGTGAGGTTCCGATAAAGTCCGGTGATGATGTTGTGATTATTGGAGCTGGTAATGTTGCGATGGATGCGGGGCGAAGTGCAATACGTGAAGGTGCTGCGAGTGTTACTGTAGTTTGTCGTGAAGCAGAAGATAAAGTGGCGGCACTAGAGTCTGAAGTAGAAGCCGCAAAAGCGGAAGGCGTAAAGTTTAGATCACTTCGCCAGCCAACGAAATTTTTAGGTTCAATTAAAGTACGTGGATTGCAATGTGAAATTTTGCATTTTGATGAAAATGCAAAATTAACTGGTACGGGTGTGCATGATTTCATTAAGGCGGATAAGATTGTGATTGCGATCGGTCAACGACCAGCTGCTCGGATTATATCAACGACGAAAGGGATTGAAGTAGATGAGGGGGGCTTTGTAAAAACTAGATCGCGCCCTTATGGAATGACAACGCTACATGGAGTTTTTTCTGGTGGTGACGTAGTGCACGGGCCGGCAACTGTAGTGAGGGCGATGAAGGATGCAAAAAAAGTAGCTATGGGAATTGCTCAATATGTAGAAGCAAAAAAGCTTATGCAGGAATGTGGTTTGAAAATAGAAAAAGATCGTTGATGAAAAAGTAAAATGACACAGGAAGAACAAGTTTGTTCCTCCTGTGTCATTTTACTTAAACGGGAGTTAAAAATTCATCAAGAATATCAAAACGGCGCTCAGCATGATAGCCAACATAGGATTTATTTTGCCATTGGCGGTTGCGTGGCTTTCCTTCGTAGACGGTAATTGCTTCTATACAATCACCTACGATTGTATCAATAATCTTGTTGGCGTGGACGGATCCTTTGACAGATGAACCAAGAAT
This genomic interval from Selenobaculum gibii contains the following:
- the rnmV gene encoding ribonuclease M5, which encodes MVKEVIVVEGKQDVIAVNRAVEADCLITGGFTLKPSMIENIRRAYEKRGIIILTDPDGAGERIRKYLSERFPEAKHAFVPKCDATANDDVGIEQASPEAIKKALDKVRYLEWTPTKAFTSQDLVLNGLSGSPSASIRRADLGAILGIGFANAKTFLNRLNHYGVTRMEFEQAIQILKQNAEENVTE
- the rsmA gene encoding 16S rRNA (adenine(1518)-N(6)/adenine(1519)-N(6))-dimethyltransferase RsmA, which produces MIQPIIAKREVTRHILKTFDIHMSRKLGQNFLIDEGIVQGIVAAADIQEGETVLEVGPGIGTLTQGLAEAKANVVAVELDSRLPDVLAKTLEGYENVRIVHGDILKVNIREIVKSESFKVVANLPYYITTPIIMALLEQHLPVKKLVTMVQKEVAERMVAKPGTKDYGALSVAVQYYTEPKIILDVPPKSFIPSPAVDSVVICCDVREKPAVDVVNEKMFFRTVKAGFSQRRKTLNNALKTMGLGVEVVKNALEVSGIDGNRRGETLSLEEFAAIANAIKG
- a CDS encoding amidohydrolase family protein; the encoded protein is MKIIDSHIHFSNSEHFVNAAKNSEHIVTLEHLEMIFQQSNIVLGIGMGVDGKDPADGISKPLTLGKEGLPPFLVQCLGIDTAAIRKETLNDTLDAFERMLNEKTTVGIKVYAGYQHFYVNDEIYHPFYEMAEAHDVPVVIHTGDTANSKALLKYAHPLTVDEVAVNFPRVRFVMAHYGNPWIADATEVARKNENVYVDLSGLAEGIFNVNWFMQHYEDYVNHMKMWMTYLGNYEKFIYGSDWPLVSMKAYISLIWRIIPVEYHELVFWKNAELVFSRIKEVLPKE
- a CDS encoding tetratricopeptide repeat protein; protein product: MTNEEFHELVHLVIDSPANPPHSLFDGGMDNWHARARLAHFLAMPQFDKQATAIELFKSIVEAEVDEENREAVEEKVFALQRLSSCLREQKDKLDDALYYINIAIELAESTDFLYKYVLRGELWADRWITLHQMQRTNIALAEADEKIEIYESIPVHQNSYLYHAYRFKAQIAAHSSTALIMKDYMHKALSFMEIKEEYKEALEVAFSADHDNAPWILSEIDKATPPLDSIAWDI
- a CDS encoding NAD(P)-dependent oxidoreductase, coding for MDSDFYSDEIMETHDPRGFTLREAIHEAKRCLNCAKPLCRTGCPIENEIPEFIKELANGNIGEASAVIARRSNLPAVCGRVCPHEKQCEGACILNRKGEGIKIGKLERFIADVDADFELTPPPKPVDTKGKVAIIGSGPAGLTVAGDLAKKGYKITVFDAQEEPGGVLMYGIPEFRLAKEVVRREIKRIRRLGVEFINNIMVGQDLTLQDIFAQNFDAIFIATGNSVAKSLDIDGKNLVGVLEATYLLQMVSLATQGSVDQSEVPIKSGDDVVIIGAGNVAMDAGRSAIREGAASVTVVCREAEDKVAALESEVEAAKAEGVKFRSLRQPTKFLGSIKVRGLQCEILHFDENAKLTGTGVHDFIKADKIVIAIGQRPAARIISTTKGIEVDEGGFVKTRSRPYGMTTLHGVFSGGDVVHGPATVVRAMKDAKKVAMGIAQYVEAKKLMQECGLKIEKDR